Part of the Limihaloglobus sulfuriphilus genome is shown below.
TTAGGTGCTATCTTTTCGGCACGCCTAAAGGCCGGAAGCCTGGCAATATTGAACCATCCCGGCGTAGAAGACAGTTACCGCTGGTGGCAGAGGCAGTCGCTTGACTGGTATGTTGAACGTTTTGAAAAGCATTCCTTCGATTATCTTATAGGAATGGAGGTTACCAATAACAACACGCCCAGGCGGGCATACGATGAGGCCCTGTGGGATCAGCTGCTGGCCAGATTCATGCCGGCAAGACCGATATGGGGTTTCGGCAATGACGATATGCACAAACTATTCAGCACTAAGCAGACGTTTAATGTTTTTTATTTAGATAAGTGCACCAGCGAAAATGTCCATGCGGCTATGCAGAAAGGACATTTCTGTTTCTGCAGGTCAACAAGATCTATAGATTATACTGTAAATGATTGTCAGCTTGATACGTTTCCCCAGATTCAAAGTATTGCAGTGGACCAAGACGCCGGCACTATAAAGATAAACGCGGTTGACTATGATGAGATTAAGTGGATCAGCAGCCCGCTTTCTCTTGAGCCGATCGATGATTATAAAACAAGCAGCCAGCCCTGGGAGGTGGGTAATGTTGTTCATACGGGAAGTACACTTGATTACCGCAATACTCCCGGCATAAAGAATTATGTCAGGGCAGAACTTCTGCGAAATGACGGAAGCCATACGCAGAGAACATTTACCAATCCATTCGGAATTGTAAAGATTTAAGTTACATTTGAGTTTCAATCCGGAGTTATACCAATGAACAGACGCACATTCATTAAGAATACCGCAGGCTTATCAGCATATGCGGCCTTTGTCAGCGGACTATACACTTCAGAAGCATTTGGAGATAATGCAAAAAGGCAAAATAAACTTGTAGTTAACCCTTATGACAATGTTGACTGGTCTAAAGCAGGGCAGTATAAAGCGGCTCTGCATACTCACACAATTCAGAGTGATGGGAAACATTGGGTTGATGAGGCGGTCAACAGTTACCGCAAAGCGGGATACTCAATAATGGCAATAACAGACCATGACACAGGCTCGCCAAACAGGCATGTGGCGCCCAGCGGTAATTCTTCAATTCCGGCAGAGATGGCGAGTTTCTATCCCAGAGAGCCCAGGCCGGAGAATTTTCCCGCCAATCCCACCTGGCCGTGGACTGATTACGGCTGTTCTTCTCCGGAAAATCTGGATATGGTAGGAATACAGGCCAACGAACTG
Proteins encoded:
- a CDS encoding PHP domain-containing protein encodes the protein MNRRDFLKITAAISTFPGQIAIAESLTGSAGASVKLLNPYADVDWGSWGSYKAALHLHTLQSDGWNSVREVTGAYKKAGYSIMSITDHDFFKPNLHVRPGELPPEKASPYPENPKPENYPANTTWPWTDYGGHSPERLDMVGIQGNELSYRHHINSYFNDYGVWYEKTNYDVPYEGVVDENGKEIWEDDQLLALAAAKNSMKGNVEGLGAIFSARLKAGSLAILNHPGVEDSYRWWQRQSLDWYVERFEKHSFDYLIGMEVTNNNTPRRAYDEALWDQLLARFMPARPIWGFGNDDMHKLFSTKQTFNVFYLDKCTSENVHAAMQKGHFCFCRSTRSIDYTVNDCQLDTFPQIQSIAVDQDAGTIKINAVDYDEIKWISSPLSLEPIDDYKTSSQPWEVGNVVHTGSTLDYRNTPGIKNYVRAELLRNDGSHTQRTFTNPFGIVKI